The Solanum lycopersicum chromosome 6, SLM_r2.1 genome has a window encoding:
- the LOC112941719 gene encoding transcription factor bHLH18-like has protein sequence MENTTFNNNIIGDEEAPFEFKNLLSEMFTSLPNQNPTTSNSLENVPKIAFSCSSPSSNNSSSSSQNIISFGNKADSFFLEDNELDYDMITEKVIMSNVNISNSSMASKRICRSPLQSQDHLLAERKRRERFSQLFALLAKAIPQLKKLDKASILEDAIKYIGELQERVSSLEEAARTIKSSTNLIESTHPTLVHKQYSHDDHVDDLESKRHENINDIKVQILDKNVLIGIHCNKQMRSIFSIIAGIMEKLHLTIHHIRVSPSNHTSLHYISILAEIDENVDIKVQDVEKAFELHLLTIQDSTQE, from the exons ATGGAAAATACAACTttcaataacaacataattggTGATGAAGAAGCACCATTTGAATTTAAGAATCTACTATCTGAAATGTTCACATCTTTACCTAATCAAAATCCCACTACCTCCAATTCATTAGAAAATGTTCCTAAAATTgcattttcttgttcttctccttcttctaaTAATTCATCGTCTTCATCgcaaaatattatttcatttggGAATAAAGCTGATTCTTTTTTCCTAGAGGATAATGAAttagattatgatatgataacGGAGAAAGTGATAATGAGCAACGTCAACATATCGAATTCATCGATGGCATCTAAGAGGATATGTAGAAGTCCTTTGCAATCTCAAGATCATCTTTTGGCTGAAAGGAAACGTCGTGAAAGGTTCTCCCAACTTTTTGCTCTCTTGGCTAAAGCTATACCGCAACTCAAGAAG TTGGACAAAGCTTCAATTCTTGAAGATGCTATAAAGTACATAGGAGAACTTCAAGAACGTGTTAGTTCTTTAGAGGAAGCTGCTCGGACGATAAAAAGTAGTACAAACTTGATTGAATCAACTCATCCCACACTAGTACACAAACAATATTCTCATGATGATCATGTTGATGATCTTGAATCCAAAAGACATGAGAATATTAATGATATAAAGGTTCAAATTCTGGACAAAAATGTACTCATAGGAATCCATTGCAATAAGCAAATGAGGAGTATTTTCTCTATTATTGCTGGAATAATGGAAAAGCTACATCTTACTATTCACCACATAAGAGTTTCCCCATCCAATCATACTTCTCTTCATTATATCTCCATTCTTGCTGAG ATTGATGAGAATGTTGATATTAAAGTGCAGGATGTTGAAAAGGCGTTTGAATTACATCTTCTTACCATACAAGACTCGACACAAGAataa